ATTGTGTCATGATGTTCCTAATTGGAGAGACAATTGTTGCATTTGGGGGACCTCCTGATTGACGACACAGCtctatttgattttatttgaatgtccGTTTATAAACTATATCATACCAATTTTGTAACAGGGCTTAAGTTGAGGTTCTTGTAGGTCATGGAGACCCCACATTGTAAATGCATGTCAGACATATCTCTAGTGTAATTTCCTGTGATTGTAGTCGAAGACTCCCAGTCTCCCAGTGTCATCCTAAAGTGGTGGAACTCTACTCTACATTTACTCTACTCTAACTCTACTCTACTTcaactctattctactctactctaactctactctactctaactctactctactctactataaaTCTACTCTACTATAAATCTACTCTACTataactctactctactataactctactctaactctactcttcctttactctactctactctaactctactctactataactctactctaactctactctactataactctactctactataactctactctactctaactctactctactctaactctactctactataactctactctactataactctactctactataactctactctactataactctactctactctactccaactctactctactctaactctactctactataactctactctactctactctactctactctactctactctactctactctatctcTACTATAACgctaactctactctactctactctaactctactctaactctactctactctaactctactctactctaactctactataactctactctactctaactctactcttctctaactctactctactctactctaactgtactcTTCTCTAACTGTACTCTTctctaactctactctactctaactctACTCTAATTTACCTCTACCTCTATTCTACTCGTACTCTATTCTTCTCTCACTCTACTCTAACACTACTCTAAATTTACCTCTCACTCTCcggtgtcatgccaacagtaaaacatcctgagaccattcatgtgtggggttgcttcttagccaagggagtgggctcactcacaattttgcctaagaacacagccgtgaatatagaatggtaccaacacattctccgagagcaacttcttccaaccatccaggaacagtttggtgaccaacaatgccttttccagcatgatggagcaacttgccataaggcaaaagtgataactaagtggctcggggaacaaaacatcgctATTTTtttggtccatggccaggaaactccccagaccttaatcccattgagaacttgtggtcaatcctcaagaggcgggtggacaaacaaaaacccacaaattctgacaaactccaagcattgattatgcaagaatgggctgccatcagtcaggatgtggcccagaagttaattgacagcattccagggcggattgcagaggtcttgaaaaagaagggtcaacaatgCAAAttttgactctttgcatcaacttaatgtaattgtcaataaaagcctttgacacttatgaaatgtttgtaattatacttcagcattccatagtaacatctggcaaaaatatctaaagacaccgaAGCAgcgaactttgtggaaattaatatttgtgtcattcacaaaatTATTTTGGCCACAacggtactctactctactctactctactctactctactctactctactctactctactctactctactctactctaccctaacTCTAGTCTATTATAACTCTACTTTTACTCTACTTTACCTCTACTctaactctgctctactctactctactttaacTCTGCTCTACTATAATTGTACTCTACCGCTACTctaattctactctactctaactctACTCTCCTTTACTCTACCCTGTCCCCGGCCGtactactctactctaactctactctcctttactctactctaactctactctactctaactctACTCTAACTCTACTCTAACTCTACTCTAACTCTACTCTAACTCTACTCTCCTTTGCTCTActctaactctactctactctaactctactctactctaactctactctaactctactctactctactctaactctactctactctaactctactctactctaactctactctaactctactctaactctactctactctaactctactctaactctactctaactctactctactctaactctactctcctttactctactctactctactctaactctactctactctaactctactctactctaactctactctaactctactctactctactctaactctactctactctaactctactctactctaactctactctactctaactctactctaactctactctaactctactctactctactctactttaactctactctaactctactctaactatactctactctaactctactctactataactctactctcctttactctactcaaattctactctactctaactctactctcctctactctaccctgtccCCGGCCGCCTCTCTCAGCTGCCTCATCATAAACATGCTTCAAAATCAAAATATCACTGTATAGCCTTAAACCAGAGGTTTAATCTCATTGAAGGAGTGTAAAATCGATTCGTATCATTTCAGGCTGTTGCAACGCCATGACAGGCGAGAAGAAAGTCTCAGTAATCAATGGCAAACCAGAGGACGCCCTGGACTTCGAGTCAGCCAACGACAAGAAGCCGGTCAACGAGAGGGGCCACTGGAACAACAAGATTGAGTTTGTCCTGTCGGTGGCCGGAGAGATCATAGGGCTTGGAAACGTGTGGCGTTTCCCCTACCTGTGTTACAAGAATGGAGGAGGtaagatattctactgtattatagcaAATTCGGAGGTTAGCTGGAACCTGGGACTGGAACCTGGGTCCAACGACTGACAACCCAACATCTAAGCCATTACTTGACTGTTCCCTTACCTGTGTTATAAGACTGGAGGAGGTAAGACATTGATTCAACCATGTTGTAGATCATTCGGGGCGGGGGGTAGCTGTTCTTCCAAAAGATCATAGGGTTGTTATAACAACAGAGGAGGTCAGATATTCCCGACCTCTGTTATAACAACAGAGGAGGTCAGATATTCCCCGACCCCTCTTATAACAACAGAGGAGGCCAGATATTCCCCGACCTCTGTTATAACAATatagtgaccaataacatctgctaaccatgtgtacgtgacaaataacatctgctaaccatgtgtatgtgaccaataacatctgctaaccatgtgtatgtgaccaataacatctgctaaccatgtgtacgtgaccaataacatctgctaaccatgtgtatgtgaccaataacatctgctaaccatgtgtacgtgaccaataacatctgctaaccatgtgtacgtgaccaataaacatttgatttgatttgaacaccaCTAGTCCTTctttattcaagaaagatccccTCCCAATCTGTCTCTTTTGAGTACTGTAAAAAACAGAATCTTCTAGGACTTTCAATATTATAATCTTCATTCAAAATGAGTTTCTTTCTTACTCCAAGGTCTTAACCTTTTCCGTGTCCGGGAAACTGGGCCCCATATTATTATTAAGAACCGTTCTTTTAACACtagtcaacgtgtgtgtgtgtgtgtgtgtgtgtgtgtgtgtgtgtgtgtgtgtgtctgtgtgtgtgtgtgtgtgtgtgtgtgtgtgtctgtgtccgtgtgtgtggctgtgtctgtgtccgtgtgtctgtgtccgtgtgtgtgtccgtgtgtctgtgtgtgtgtgtgttttccaggtGCGTTCTTCGTACCATATATAATCTTCTTTATATGTTGTGGCATCCCGGTGTTCTTCCTGGAGACAGCTCTGGGACAGTTCACCAGCGAAGGAGGCATCACATGTTGGAGGAAATGCTGCCCGCTCTTTGAAGGTAATAATCCcttttattcattttatttttcTTCTCGATTATGTATTAATACataataaataaatcaataatgTCATTAAATAATTATATTTTGGTTATATTATTAACACTAAAGTCAACTATTGTGGTTTATATTCCCTTCATAATGATAATAAAAACGAAATAAACAATCACCCTCTCGATTACAATCACAGTTGACtattagttaagaacaaattcttatttacaatgacggcctacaccggcaaaacccagatgacgctgggcctgttgtgcacctccctatgggactcccaatcacggccagatgtgatacacaTTAGCGCATGTTAGCAACAACTgtcccggtttagggacaccgatcctATAGAGGTAATTAAGTACTTATCCTACCCTGGTGATTGTGCTGACTGTACATGTTTATCTATCTTATGACCTTACATCTTTAATTCAAGTAATGATTGATGTTATTTATCCAACGTCGTGAGAAAGGAAGTCAAATATTGTTTTATATTCATCTTTATGCATATACTATCCATCCCATGCCGGtttattctctctgtgttttttccTTACGATGAATTTACatacctgtatgttctgtgtgtctgtgtttgtttattctctctgtgttttttccTTACGATGAATTTACatacctgtatgttctgtgtgtctgtgtttgtttattctctctgtgttttttccTTACGATGAATTTACatacctgtatgttctgtgtgtctgtgtttgtttaaaCATTCCTgagtattttctctctctctgtcccgctgaACAGCTCATATActcctatctcctgtttctgtagtgaggcagcttgatgttccaggacaccccctggacaggacactagtcagGACACTAGTCAGGACACTAGTCAGgacactggacaggacactagtcagGACACTGGACAGgaccaattggcccagcgtcgtcccgtTTAggcctgtcattgtaaataagaatttgttcttaactgacttgcctagttaaataaaaaacattttttttaaatgactcgACCACCCAATCTTCCGATTTTAGGGCGGACATTCTAGCCATAAGGTCATTGGTCTGTCTGTTTCATGCCTGTctaatctctctgtctgtttcatgCCTGTgtaatctctctgtctgtttcatgCCTGTGTAATCTCTCTGTTTGTCCATGCCTGTgtaatctctctgtctgtttcatgCCTATgtaatctctctgtctgtttcttgcCTGTgtaatctctctgtctgtttcatgCCTGTgtaatctctctgtctgtttcatgCCTGTgtaatctctctgtctgttctacAGGTATTGGCTATGCGACCCAGGTGATCGTGGCCCATTTGAATGTGTATTATGTGGTTATCCTGTCCTGGGCTATCTTCTACCTGTTCAACTGCTTCACCACGGAGCTACCCTGGGCCTCGTGTGATCACTACTGGAACACAGGTGAGAACACACCTGTTCAGGTGAGACCCATAATGCATCCTGCTTCACCTGGGTCCTActtataaaaatgtataaaaaaacatttattttattatattatattctattctagtctagtctattctagtgtattctattctattctagtctAGTTTATTCTATTCTAGTGTATTCTATTCTAGTCTAGTTTATTCTATTCTagtgtattctattatattctagtctagtctattctattctagtgtattctattctattctagtctagtttattctattctagtgtattctattatattctagtctagtctattctattctagtgtattctattatattctagtctagtctattctagtgtattctattatattctagtctagtctagtctagtgtaTTCTATTCTAGTCTAGTTTATTCTATTCTagtgtattctattatattctagtctagtctattctattctagtgtattctattctattctagtctAGTCTATTCTAGTGTATTCTATTCTAGTCTAGTTTATTCTATTCTagtgtattctattatattctagtctagtctattctagtgtattctattatattctagtctagtctattctagtgtattctattctattctagtctagtctagtctattctagtgtattctattctattctagtctAGTCTATTCTAGTGTATTCTATTCTAGTCTAGTTTATTCTATTCTagtgtattctattatattctagtctagtctattctattctagtgtATTCTATTCTAGTCTAGTTTATTCTATTCTagtgtattctattatattctagtctagtctattctattctagtgtATTCTATTCTAGTCTAGTTTATTCTATTCTagtgtattctattatattctagtctagtctattctattctagtgtattctattatattctagtctattctattctagtgtattctattctattctagtctAGTCTGACCATCTACCTCCATGTTGTTCAATACTGAATATGTTCACTGTCTGTTTCCTTGTAGAGAACTGTGATATGTTCACTGTTTCCTAGTAGAGAACTGTGATATGTTCCCTGTTTCCTAGTAGAGAACTGTGATATGTTCCCTGTTTCTGTTTCCTAGTAGAGAACTGTGATATGTTCCCTGTTTCCTAGTAGAGAACTGTGATATGTTCCTTGTTTCCTAGTAGAGAACTGTGATATGTTCCCTGTTTCCTAGTAGAGAACTGTGATATGTTCCCTGTTTCCTAGTAGAGAACTGTGATATGTTCCTTGTTTCCTAGTAGAGAACTGTGATATGTTCCTTGTTTCCTAGTAGAGAACTGTGATATGTTCCCTGTTTCCTAGTAGAGAACTGTGATATGTTCACTGTCTGTTTCCTAGTAGAGAACTGTGATATGTTCACTGTCTGTTTCCTAGTAGAGAACTGTGATATGTTCCTTGTTTCCTAGTAGAGAACTGTGATATGTTCCCTGTTTCCTAGTAGAGAACTGTGATATGTTCCCTGTTTCCTAGTAGAGAACTGTCATATGTTCCCTGTTTCCTAGTAGAGAACTGTGATATGTTCCCTGTTTCCTAGTAGAGAACTGTGATATGTTCACTGTCTGTTTCCTAGTAGAGAACTGTGATATGTTCCCTGTCTGTTTCCTAGTAGAGAACTGTGATATGTTCCCTGTTTTCTAGTAGAGAACTGTGATATGTTCCCTGTTTCCTTGTAGACAACTGTGATATGTTCACTGTCTGTTTCCTAGTAGAGAACTGTGATATGTTCCCTGTCTGTTTCCTAGTAGAGAACTGTGATATGTTCCCTGTTTCCTAGTAGAGAACTGTGATATGTTCACTGTCTGTTTCCTAGTAGAGAACTGTGATGTGTTCCCTGTTTCTGTTTCCTAGTAGAGAACTGTGATATGTTCCCTGTTTCTGTTTCCTTGTAGAGAACTGTGATATGTTCACTGTCTGTTTCCTAGTAGAGAACTGTGATATGTTCCCTGTTTCCTAGTAGAGAACTGTGATATGTTCACTGTTTCCTAGTAGAGAACTGTGATATGTTCACTGTTTCCTTGTAGAGAACTGTGATATGTTCCCTGTTTCCTTGTAGAGAACTGTGATATGTTCACTGTCTGTTTCCTAGTAGAGAACTGTTATATGTTCACTGTTTCCTAGTAGAGAACTGTGATATGTTCACTGTCTGTTTCCTAGTAGAGAACTGTGATATGTTCCCTGTTTCCTAGTAGAGAACTGTGATATGTTCCCTATTTCCTAGTAGAGAACTGTGATATGTTCCCTGTTTCTGTTTCCTAGTAGAGAACTGTGATATGTTCCTTGTTTCCTAGTAGAGAACTGTGATATGTTCCCTGTTTCCTAGTAGAGAACTGTGATATGTTCCCTGTTTCCTAGTAGAGAACTGTGATATGTTCACTGTCTGTTTCCTAGTAGAGAACTGTGATATGTTCCTTGTTTCCTAGTAGAGAACTGTGATATGTTCCCTGTTTCCTAGTAAAGAACTGTCATATGTTCCCTGTTTCCTAGTAGAGAACTGTGATATGTTCCCTGTTTCCTAGTAGAGAACTGTGATATGTTCACTGTCTGTTTCCTAGTAGAGAACTGTGATATGTTCCCTGTCTGTTTCCTAGTAGAGAACTGTGATATGTTCCCTGTTTTCTAGTAGAGAACTGTGATATGTTCCCTGTTTCCTTGTAGAGAACTGTGATATGTTCACTGTCTGTTTCCTAGTAGAGAACTGTGATATGTTCCCTGTCTGTTTCCTAGTAGAGAACTGTGATATGTTCCCTGTTTCCTAGTAGAGAACTGTGATATGTTCACTGTTTCCTTGTAGAGAACTGTGATATGTTC
This is a stretch of genomic DNA from Oncorhynchus mykiss isolate Arlee chromosome 7, USDA_OmykA_1.1, whole genome shotgun sequence. It encodes these proteins:
- the slc6a11b gene encoding sodium- and chloride-dependent GABA transporter 3 isoform X2; translation: MTGEKKVSVINGKPEDALDFESANDKKPVNERGHWNNKIEFVLSVAGEIIGLGNVWRFPYLCYKNGGGAFFVPYIIFFICCGIPVFFLETALGQFTSEGGITCWRKCCPLFEGIGYATQVIVAHLNVYYVVILSWAIFYLFNCFTTELPWASCDHYWNTENCVDFQRNGTNFTFNPNSTSPVVEFWE